A genome region from Eurosta solidaginis isolate ZX-2024a chromosome 2, ASM4086904v1, whole genome shotgun sequence includes the following:
- the Lamp1 gene encoding lysosome-associated membrane glycoprotein 1: MFHNKFITLALLLSICGAVICAGQIDVNLEKAKFPDNVAKLPVVEHDEGVEKRTTTTNAPITTESTTSSTSTTTSTTTTTTTTTTTTTARPTTTTTTVAPDTTTVAPITTTPAPTPFPQPEIGKWNSSCIIIHMAVQLNFTYETKDNKTATRLYNIPKDAKVDHANCANTSQSIQINWGPIEAIHAMVLQFDMVNKSSELRQIYFVLPLTSDHFPDAKENQTIQLIHVGDDFKTPSKMSYHCTRAQKFHLTAVMQDPKVVGTVILSNVQTEAFIAEKRNTFSNAMDCDGPKTMDIVPIAVGIAMAALILIVLISYLCARRRSTSRGYMSF, encoded by the exons ATGTTTCataataaatttataactttGGCTCTGTTGCTGAGCATCTGCGGTGCTGTAATTTGTG CCGGCCAAATCGATGTGAACTTGGAGAAGGCAAAATTTCCTGATAATGTTGCCAAATTGCCTGTTGTTGAGCATGATGAAGGCGTGGAAAAAAGAACTACAACAACTAATGCACCAATTACCACAGAAAGCACTACTTCAAGTACTAGCACCACAACTTCAACaactaccacaacaacaactactacaacaacaactactgcTCGtcctacaactacaacaacaactgtcGCACCAGATACCACCACCGTAGCACCAATAACAACAACTCCCGCACCAACACCATTCCCACAACCAGAGATTGGCAAATGGAATTCAAGTTGTATCATCATTCATATGGCTGTACAGCTGAATTTTACTTATGAGACCAAAG ATAACAAAACTGCTACACGTTTATATAACATCCCCAAGGATGCTAAGGTCGATCATGCCAATTGTGCAAATACTTCACAATCGATTCAAATTAATTGGGGACCTATTGAAGCCATACACGCAATGGTTTTGCAATTCGATATGGTTAACAAATCAAGCGAATTGAGACAAATCTATTTCGTTTTACCATTGACCAGTGATCACTTCCCAGATGCTAAGG aaaaTCAAACAATTCAATTGATCCACGTCGGTGATGACTTCAAAACACCCTCCAAAATGTCTTACCATTGCACACGTGCCCAGAAGTTCCATTTGACTGCAGTAATGCAGGATCCAAAGGTCGTAGGCACCGTAATCTTGAGCAATGTACAAACTGAAGCATTCATTGCCGAAAAACGTAATACCTTCTCTAATGCTATGGATTGTGATGGACCAAAGACCATGGATATTGTACCCATTGCTGTGGGTATTGCAATGGCTGCACTCATACTCATTGTGTTGATCTCATATTTGTGTGCGCGCCGTCGTTCAACATCTCGTGGTTATATGAGCTTCTAA
- the Pomp gene encoding proteasome maturation protein gives METTYQVIDASPNWTAPVHKNALTQTTSKLPVDFAENDWLLQVARNREGQGVPLKMAMELHAANQVGRLPFLHSSNMMRDVLLGKDEMIDFSDILGNPEHFEFQNQPHATVEKLSERNSNYI, from the exons ATG GAAACCACTTATCAAGTTATCGATGCATCACCAAACTGGACAGCACCCGTTCACAAGAATGCTTTAACACAGACAACGTCTAAACTGCCAGTAGATTTTGCTGAAAACGATTGGCTATTGCAAGTAGCTAGGAATAGGGAAGGACAAGGTGTACCACTCAAAATGGCTATGGAGTTGCATGCTGCCAATCAGGTTGGACGTCTACCTTTCCTACATTCGAG CAATATGATGCGCGATGTTTTATTGGGCAAGGATGAAATGATTGATTTCTCTGACATACTTGGTAATCCAGAACACTTCGAGTTCCAAAATCAACCACATGCTACTGTCGAAAAGTTGAGTGAGCGTAATTCAaactatatttaa